From a single Nostoc sp. MS1 genomic region:
- a CDS encoding ChaB family protein, whose amino-acid sequence MPYKEIGDLPDSIKEHLPKHAQEIFLAAFNNAAKEYDTEESAFRVAWSAVKRDYEKGDNGQWHKKSE is encoded by the coding sequence ATGCCTTACAAAGAGATTGGCGATTTACCAGATTCTATCAAAGAACACTTACCCAAACACGCGCAAGAGATTTTTCTAGCAGCATTTAATAACGCAGCTAAAGAATACGATACTGAAGAAAGCGCTTTCCGTGTTGCTTGGAGTGCGGTGAAGCGTGACTATGAAAAAGGGGATAATGGACAGTGGCACAAAAAGTCAGAATAG
- a CDS encoding CCA tRNA nucleotidyltransferase, with translation MSRSVPSSLSPENWPFSLELLPQPAYMVGGAVRDALLGRSREYLDLDFVIPSKAVKVARAIAHHYKAGFVLLDPVRQIARVVFPHATADFAQQEGNSLETDLHRRDFTINAIAYNPHTQEIIDPLNGYADLQVGVLRMVAKANLEDDPLRLLRAYRQAAQLGFTIEPATQATIRDLASHLTQVAAERVRVEIGYLLATPHGNSWIATAFADGLLKQFFKHATDESLRKLTVVDEIAAMLAQHWPPLGVELKQYVRDTVKTTWLGITKLACLVHPDPTVAEIELQQLTYSRAEIRAVTTALRLYSQLKTANTLREQYFLFQEAGRIFVATTVLALVHDTLVEAIPGDNRLSVYSPLITRYLNPDDLVAHPTQLVSGKNLMIALNIPASPLVGELLTQIAVARIEGKIATVEDAIAFARGLLAS, from the coding sequence ATGTCTCGATCTGTTCCTTCTAGCCTATCTCCCGAAAATTGGCCTTTCAGTCTAGAGTTGTTACCACAGCCAGCTTACATGGTGGGTGGTGCGGTGCGGGATGCGCTACTGGGGAGAAGTCGTGAATATCTAGATTTAGATTTTGTGATACCATCCAAGGCGGTGAAGGTAGCCAGAGCGATCGCTCATCATTATAAAGCTGGTTTTGTCTTACTCGACCCAGTGCGGCAAATTGCGCGGGTGGTTTTTCCTCATGCTACAGCCGACTTTGCTCAACAGGAAGGCAACAGTTTAGAGACTGACCTGCATAGAAGAGATTTTACAATTAATGCGATCGCCTACAATCCCCACACCCAAGAAATCATCGACCCCCTCAACGGTTACGCCGATTTACAGGTAGGTGTATTGCGGATGGTAGCCAAAGCCAATTTAGAAGATGATCCTTTACGTTTATTACGCGCCTATCGTCAAGCGGCTCAATTAGGTTTTACCATCGAACCAGCAACTCAAGCGACAATTCGGGATTTAGCATCACATCTAACTCAAGTAGCAGCCGAACGAGTCCGGGTAGAGATTGGTTATTTACTAGCAACCCCTCACGGTAATTCTTGGATAGCTACGGCGTTTGCAGATGGTTTACTCAAACAGTTTTTCAAACACGCCACAGATGAAAGCTTGCGTAAATTAACAGTGGTTGATGAAATAGCGGCTATGCTTGCTCAACATTGGCCTCCGTTGGGTGTAGAACTAAAACAATACGTCCGTGACACAGTAAAAACCACTTGGTTAGGTATTACCAAACTCGCTTGTCTTGTCCACCCAGATCCTACCGTGGCAGAAATTGAGCTACAACAACTTACCTACAGCCGCGCCGAGATTCGCGCTGTAACTACAGCCTTAAGACTCTATTCTCAGCTAAAAACAGCGAATACCTTGCGTGAACAATATTTCCTGTTCCAAGAAGCAGGTAGGATATTTGTAGCTACTACTGTTTTAGCTTTAGTACACGATACTTTGGTAGAGGCGATACCCGGCGACAATCGGCTATCCGTTTACTCACCATTGATCACCCGCTACCTGAACCCCGATGATCTGGTCGCTCATCCCACTCAGCTAGTAAGTGGTAAAAATCTAATGATAGCACTCAATATTCCTGCCTCGCCACTTGTGGGGGAACTGCTCACCCAGATTGCTGTAGCCAGAATTGAAGGTAAAATCGCCACAGTAGAAGATGCGATCGCTTTTGCTAGAGGGCTACTTGCATCTTAA
- a CDS encoding Ycf34 family protein, whose protein sequence is MCICVNCHYVDRCVTYNAVETQHQQPHLTETPDFDPNEPSINVNIRTKDDVIEMEWDVVGCLSFKREMGKWSKLRPGELVPT, encoded by the coding sequence ATGTGTATTTGCGTAAACTGCCACTATGTAGACCGTTGTGTGACTTATAATGCCGTAGAAACACAACACCAGCAACCCCATTTGACTGAAACCCCAGATTTCGATCCAAATGAACCCTCCATTAACGTTAACATTCGCACCAAAGATGATGTGATTGAAATGGAATGGGATGTTGTTGGTTGTCTCAGCTTTAAGCGAGAAATGGGTAAATGGTCGAAGTTGCGTCCTGGTGAGTTAGTTCCAACCTGA
- a CDS encoding DUF1772 domain-containing protein, with amino-acid sequence MQFVDALPVLAVLGTGVVYGVDVFFALIGRRALAESSDAAIADVMGRLHQVADARMPIFGVTGLLATIASAAVSPIGTTTIWLNLIAIAGLLVQLSLYLIVAKPINTKMTEAAQRKEVLSDIRELQHRWDSVIVARAIAMTLAVGCLITATSLR; translated from the coding sequence ATGCAGTTCGTTGATGCGCTGCCCGTTTTGGCAGTTCTGGGTACGGGTGTCGTTTACGGTGTGGATGTATTTTTTGCGCTGATTGGTCGGCGGGCATTAGCTGAAAGTAGCGATGCGGCAATTGCGGATGTTATGGGTCGCTTACATCAAGTTGCGGATGCGCGAATGCCTATTTTTGGTGTAACTGGACTGTTAGCCACGATCGCCTCCGCAGCCGTTTCTCCCATTGGGACTACCACTATTTGGCTGAATTTGATTGCGATCGCTGGTTTGTTGGTGCAACTGAGTTTGTATTTAATCGTGGCAAAGCCGATTAATACTAAAATGACCGAAGCAGCTCAACGCAAAGAGGTTTTGAGCGATATTCGAGAACTTCAGCATCGTTGGGATAGTGTAATTGTGGCACGAGCGATCGCAATGACACTGGCAGTAGGTTGTCTGATTACGGCTACAAGTTTGCGCTAA
- a CDS encoding NAD-dependent epimerase/dehydratase family protein, with protein sequence MKVFLTGATGYIGSAIATALQAANHEVLGLARSSTAQEKLRSHHIQPIQGDLHDAQSLINGAQQADAVIHVAATNDAEIAAVDQQAVEIFLSTLEGTGKPFIYTSGTWILGNTGDAIADETSLLNPTQLIAWRAEIEPLVLAAKERNIRAIVIRPALVYGHGGGLVAMLVQSGLQQGVVQFVGNGQNRWTLIHVEDLARCYVAALDHAPSGSLFIAADDRQVFPLLAIAEAASHAAGVPGKTQSWVLTDAQQNMGAFADALVLDQQVSSAKARRVLNWQPQGSLLFDELKGGSYAVR encoded by the coding sequence ATGAAGGTTTTTCTCACAGGCGCGACAGGTTATATTGGTAGCGCGATCGCCACCGCACTCCAAGCTGCGAATCACGAAGTATTGGGACTAGCACGGAGTTCAACGGCACAAGAGAAACTGCGATCGCATCACATTCAACCCATTCAGGGCGACTTACATGATGCACAGAGTTTGATCAATGGGGCGCAGCAAGCCGATGCTGTAATTCATGTGGCGGCAACCAACGATGCTGAGATTGCAGCCGTTGATCAACAAGCGGTGGAAATCTTTCTCTCAACCTTGGAAGGAACTGGTAAACCGTTTATTTATACCAGTGGAACTTGGATTTTAGGCAACACAGGAGATGCGATCGCCGATGAAACTAGTCTACTGAATCCCACGCAGTTGATCGCTTGGCGGGCTGAAATTGAACCATTGGTTTTGGCTGCCAAGGAGCGTAATATCCGAGCTATTGTGATTAGACCTGCGTTGGTTTACGGTCATGGCGGTGGACTGGTGGCAATGCTCGTTCAATCTGGACTTCAGCAGGGTGTGGTGCAATTTGTGGGGAATGGTCAAAACCGATGGACGTTGATTCATGTCGAGGATCTGGCTCGTTGCTATGTGGCGGCACTCGACCATGCACCAAGCGGTTCACTCTTCATTGCCGCAGACGACCGCCAGGTTTTTCCACTGCTGGCAATTGCAGAAGCTGCTAGTCACGCTGCGGGTGTGCCGGGAAAAACGCAATCGTGGGTATTGACGGATGCCCAGCAAAACATGGGTGCTTTTGCCGATGCTTTGGTGCTAGATCAACAAGTTAGTTCAGCAAAAGCAAGGCGGGTCTTGAACTGGCAACCTCAAGGCTCTTTACTGTTCGATGAATTAAAGGGAGGGTCTTATGCAGTTCGTTGA
- a CDS encoding AraC family transcriptional regulator, with protein MAQQIDSQKATNPLSLLPYPPQLTSQASGWSGIYVEHHQQSAFDLPEQIGSQHIICVHQFQQPTQLERSLDGKCQTEEIGCGEIAIIPAQVAHQLRWNTPGNFTLVMLDPAHLHRMVQSSIDVENFELKPQSAIPDPLVYQIVQALKSELEFGGMGGQLMVESLTTTLCVHLLRRYATRKLNLPEYKGGLSQAQVRYVMAFIEEHLEQDLSLDVIANLVQLSPHYFASLFKQTVGQSPHQYVLHSRIERSKQLLKQSELTISQVAQLIGFQNQSHFTTAFGRIVGCTPKAYRHQI; from the coding sequence ATGGCACAACAGATTGATTCACAAAAAGCAACCAATCCGTTATCGCTTCTGCCTTATCCGCCACAGCTTACTAGTCAAGCCTCTGGATGGAGCGGAATTTATGTTGAGCATCATCAGCAATCTGCATTCGATCTGCCAGAGCAGATTGGCTCTCAGCATATTATCTGTGTGCATCAGTTTCAGCAACCAACGCAGTTAGAGCGATCGCTCGATGGTAAGTGCCAAACCGAGGAAATTGGCTGTGGAGAAATTGCGATTATTCCTGCACAGGTCGCCCATCAACTCCGGTGGAATACTCCCGGCAATTTTACCTTGGTGATGCTTGACCCTGCACATCTTCATCGCATGGTTCAATCGTCAATTGATGTAGAGAATTTTGAACTGAAACCTCAGTCTGCAATCCCTGATCCGTTAGTTTATCAAATTGTTCAAGCTCTGAAATCGGAGTTAGAGTTTGGCGGTATGGGAGGGCAATTAATGGTGGAATCCTTAACAACAACACTCTGCGTTCATCTTCTCCGCCGTTACGCTACACGCAAACTCAATCTTCCAGAGTACAAGGGCGGGTTATCTCAAGCGCAAGTGCGATATGTCATGGCATTTATTGAAGAGCATTTAGAGCAGGATCTCAGCTTAGATGTGATCGCAAATCTTGTCCAACTTAGTCCCCACTATTTTGCAAGTTTGTTTAAGCAAACCGTCGGCCAATCCCCTCATCAATATGTTCTTCACAGTCGCATCGAACGCTCAAAGCAGTTACTCAAGCAATCAGAGTTGACAATTTCGCAAGTCGCTCAACTCATCGGCTTTCAGAATCAGAGCCATTTTACGACTGCTTTTGGCCGCATAGTGGGCTGTACGCCCAAAGCCTATCGTCATCAAATTTAA
- a CDS encoding GNAT family N-acetyltransferase: MKSLQDIKSVSVRVLTPSDAKAYLFVRLSALREQPPAFGSLPEDEPNLCETAVRLAQSDDRCFFGAFQNEQLVGIIRVSRYDAPNEKHRAYLAGFYVLPSFRCQGCGRALIHEALSWATHTPGIRRVNLTVVTQQEAAIRLYQSFGFRIYGTEPETFSRDGQFYDEHLMTLPLNSDNDRNAQKHDDMVG, from the coding sequence ATGAAGTCTCTGCAAGATATCAAGTCAGTTAGTGTGCGCGTACTCACCCCCTCTGATGCCAAGGCATATCTTTTCGTGCGCTTGTCTGCGCTCCGGGAACAGCCACCCGCTTTCGGCTCGCTCCCTGAAGACGAACCGAATCTCTGTGAAACTGCCGTGAGGCTTGCCCAGAGCGATGACCGTTGCTTCTTCGGAGCGTTTCAAAACGAACAACTCGTTGGTATCATCCGGGTTTCTCGCTATGACGCACCCAATGAGAAGCATCGTGCGTATCTTGCGGGTTTCTACGTCTTGCCCTCGTTTCGTTGCCAAGGCTGCGGTAGAGCGCTCATCCACGAAGCGTTGAGTTGGGCAACGCATACTCCAGGTATCAGAAGGGTCAATCTAACTGTTGTTACCCAACAAGAAGCGGCAATTCGCCTGTATCAGTCATTTGGCTTCCGCATATATGGTACAGAACCGGAAACCTTTTCCAGAGATGGACAGTTCTATGATGAGCACCTGATGACCTTGCCACTCAACTCTGATAATGACCGCAACGCACAGAAACATGATGATATGGTCGGTTAG
- a CDS encoding alpha/beta hydrolase yields the protein MGGNNQKMIDILEKVQQSESEVGLRNAACRSLFFVHPHKTAKVCLFLHGFTAGPYQFEPLGKTLFNQGYNVLVPLQPGHGLAGDWNQHNPPPLPTDIKAYLEFVLKWVKIAKTLGEQVVVGGLSSGGTLAAWLALQYPQEIDRALLFTPYLGNQNLLFDLLIKTLPIYFEWFNKDASGNFGYKGFRVPALKIFLELGEQVLKEAQNHPSAPILMVCSESDRAVSRSKQQNFFTAVVKQQPKSWYYCFDDSLEIEHRMMTKLEDNDYEELVITLAKAFIGTDLTWRQFQDIAINIVQGEAYEKIQQEFNLDPQTSQYLSAMMTPHFGCDNLKCINPQGVGVNSKH from the coding sequence ATGGGAGGAAACAACCAGAAGATGATAGATATCCTTGAGAAAGTTCAGCAATCAGAGTCAGAAGTTGGACTGAGAAATGCAGCCTGTCGTTCTCTATTCTTTGTTCATCCCCACAAAACAGCAAAAGTTTGTCTATTCCTACATGGCTTTACAGCCGGGCCTTATCAATTTGAGCCACTGGGTAAAACTTTATTTAATCAAGGATACAATGTCCTCGTTCCTTTACAACCAGGTCACGGACTAGCAGGAGATTGGAATCAGCACAACCCCCCACCACTACCAACAGATATTAAAGCTTATTTAGAGTTTGTCCTTAAGTGGGTGAAGATTGCAAAAACACTCGGTGAACAAGTCGTAGTTGGGGGATTATCTTCTGGGGGAACTTTAGCAGCTTGGTTGGCGTTGCAATATCCCCAGGAAATTGACCGTGCTTTATTGTTTACGCCGTATTTAGGTAATCAAAATTTATTATTCGATCTATTGATAAAGACTTTGCCAATTTACTTTGAATGGTTTAACAAAGATGCTTCTGGTAATTTTGGTTATAAAGGTTTTCGAGTTCCCGCATTAAAGATATTTTTGGAATTGGGAGAACAGGTTTTAAAGGAAGCTCAAAATCATCCTTCTGCACCTATTTTAATGGTGTGCAGTGAGAGCGATCGCGCTGTTAGTCGCTCGAAACAGCAGAATTTTTTTACAGCAGTAGTCAAGCAACAACCTAAATCCTGGTATTACTGCTTTGATGATTCATTAGAAATCGAACACCGAATGATGACCAAGCTAGAAGATAATGATTATGAGGAATTGGTAATTACCTTAGCCAAAGCATTTATAGGTACTGATTTAACTTGGCGGCAATTTCAAGACATAGCAATCAATATAGTGCAGGGAGAAGCTTACGAAAAAATTCAGCAAGAGTTTAACCTTGATCCTCAAACTTCTCAATATCTATCTGCAATGATGACTCCACATTTTGGTTGTGATAATCTTAAATGTATCAATCCTCAAGGTGTAGGTGTAAATAGTAAACACTAG
- the lipA gene encoding lipoyl synthase, with the protein MTVKPDWLRVKAPQWERVGNVKEILRDLALNTVCEEASCPNIGECFQAGTATFLIMGPACTRACPYCDIDFEKKPQALDPTEPTRLAEAVRRMRLNHVVITSVNRDDLPDGGASQFVKCIQEVRAVSPQTTIEVLIPDLCGNWEALEIILQAWPEVLNHNTETIPRLYRRVRPQGNYDRTLELLQRSRQIAPWLYTKSGIMVGLGETDAEIRQVMQDLRAVDCDILTIGQYLQPSQKHLQVNDFVTPEQFAAWQAYGEELGFLQVVSSPLTRSSYHAEQVRQLMQRYPRKKC; encoded by the coding sequence GTGACTGTAAAACCAGACTGGCTACGGGTAAAAGCGCCTCAATGGGAGCGCGTTGGTAACGTTAAGGAAATTTTACGGGATTTAGCCCTAAATACAGTTTGTGAGGAAGCATCATGTCCGAATATTGGTGAATGCTTCCAAGCTGGTACGGCCACATTTCTAATTATGGGTCCAGCCTGCACCCGTGCTTGTCCTTACTGCGATATTGATTTTGAGAAAAAACCCCAAGCTCTTGACCCCACAGAACCGACGAGATTAGCGGAAGCTGTGCGGCGGATGAGACTTAATCATGTGGTTATCACTTCAGTTAACCGAGATGATTTACCAGACGGTGGTGCATCACAATTTGTCAAATGTATTCAAGAAGTTCGTGCAGTCTCGCCTCAAACTACAATTGAGGTATTAATTCCTGACTTGTGCGGTAATTGGGAAGCTTTAGAAATAATTCTCCAAGCATGGCCAGAGGTTCTAAACCACAATACAGAAACTATCCCCAGACTTTATCGACGAGTGCGGCCCCAAGGTAACTACGATCGCACTCTAGAATTATTACAGCGATCGCGTCAAATTGCCCCTTGGCTCTACACCAAATCAGGTATCATGGTGGGCTTAGGTGAAACAGACGCAGAAATTCGTCAAGTCATGCAGGACTTACGCGCCGTAGATTGCGATATCCTGACAATTGGGCAATATCTCCAACCCAGTCAAAAGCACTTGCAAGTCAATGACTTTGTTACACCAGAACAATTTGCAGCCTGGCAAGCCTACGGTGAAGAACTAGGATTTTTACAAGTCGTTTCCTCACCCTTAACCAGAAGCTCTTACCACGCCGAGCAAGTAAGACAATTAATGCAGCGTTACCCAAGAAAAAAGTGCTGA
- a CDS encoding NAD(P)H-dependent glycerol-3-phosphate dehydrogenase → MRETTISILGAGAWGASLANLAIANGHRVRVWSRQGNETLAEVTQDADIILSAISMKGVREVASKIQSLPLSSETIFVTATKGLEPQTIYTPSQIWQSCFPNHPVVVLSGPNLSKEIDQSLPAATVVASRITTAASTVQLAFSSSRFRVYTNPDPVGVELGGTLKNVIAIASGVCDGLQLGTNAKAALVTRGLTEIIRIGNCWGAKTETFYGLSGLGDLLATCNSALSRNYQVGYQLASGETLTQILEKLPGTAEGVNTCQVLVQLARQQNIVMPITEQVYRLLQGEVTPRQALDELMLRDIKPEYGY, encoded by the coding sequence GTGCGAGAAACTACCATATCAATTTTAGGTGCAGGCGCTTGGGGTGCATCCCTGGCGAATTTAGCGATAGCCAATGGCCATAGGGTGCGTGTATGGTCACGACAGGGGAATGAAACACTGGCAGAAGTTACACAAGATGCGGATATCATTCTCTCTGCCATCTCTATGAAAGGGGTGAGAGAAGTTGCTTCAAAAATTCAATCTCTCCCCCTTTCATCAGAAACAATATTTGTCACCGCTACCAAAGGTTTAGAACCCCAAACTATATATACGCCTTCACAAATTTGGCAATCTTGTTTTCCTAATCATCCAGTAGTGGTTCTATCTGGGCCAAATTTATCAAAAGAAATTGACCAATCTTTACCAGCAGCCACAGTAGTAGCTAGCCGTATTACTACAGCCGCCTCTACAGTGCAGCTAGCATTCTCCTCATCTCGTTTTCGCGTCTATACAAATCCCGACCCTGTGGGTGTGGAGTTGGGAGGTACACTAAAGAATGTAATTGCGATCGCATCTGGTGTATGTGACGGTTTGCAATTAGGAACTAACGCCAAAGCCGCTTTAGTCACACGCGGACTCACAGAAATAATTCGCATTGGCAATTGTTGGGGTGCGAAAACGGAAACATTTTATGGGTTATCTGGTCTAGGAGATTTGTTAGCTACCTGTAATAGTGCCTTAAGCCGCAATTACCAAGTTGGCTATCAATTAGCTAGTGGTGAAACGTTGACACAAATTCTTGAGAAATTACCAGGAACCGCCGAAGGAGTAAACACTTGTCAGGTACTAGTCCAATTAGCTAGGCAACAAAATATAGTTATGCCCATTACCGAGCAAGTTTATCGATTACTACAAGGTGAAGTCACCCCCAGACAAGCACTTGATGAACTCATGCTGCGAGACATCAAGCCAGAATATGGTTATTAG
- the sigC gene encoding RNA polymerase sigma factor SigC, with amino-acid sequence MPATSFYADATYNSQKSRQALDPDFAIDDSDLSVDEIQELEIAAADPATFGASANRRSTDLVRLYLQEIGRVRLLGRDEEVSEAQKVQRYLKLRTVLANAAKQGDAVASPYLHLIEVQERLASELGHRPSLERWAATAGIQLSDLKPMLSEGKRRWAEIAKMTVEELEKMQSQGLQSKEHMIKANLRLVVSVAKKYQNRGLELLDLVQEGTLGLERAVEKFDPTKGYRFSTYAYWWIRQGITRAIATSSRTIRLPVHITEKLNKIKKAQRKIAQEKGRTPTLEDLAIELDMTPTQVREVLLRVPRSVSLETKVGKDKDTELGELLETDGVTPEEMLMRESLQRDLQHLLADLTSRERDVILMRFGLADGHPYSLAEIGRALDLSRERVRQIESKALQKLRQPKRRNLIRDYLESLS; translated from the coding sequence ATGCCAGCAACATCTTTTTATGCAGATGCCACCTACAATTCCCAAAAGTCCCGTCAGGCTTTAGACCCGGATTTCGCCATTGATGACAGTGATTTGTCAGTTGATGAGATCCAAGAGTTAGAGATAGCTGCTGCTGATCCCGCTACCTTTGGTGCTAGCGCTAACCGTCGTAGTACAGACTTAGTACGTCTATACCTTCAGGAAATTGGTCGAGTCCGTTTGTTAGGACGAGATGAAGAAGTTTCTGAAGCTCAAAAAGTCCAGCGTTACTTAAAGTTGCGGACAGTCTTAGCTAATGCAGCCAAGCAAGGGGATGCAGTAGCCTCGCCTTATCTCCATTTAATTGAGGTACAAGAGCGTTTAGCATCAGAATTAGGACATCGCCCTTCTTTGGAAAGATGGGCTGCTACAGCTGGCATACAGCTATCTGACCTCAAGCCTATGTTGTCAGAAGGGAAACGTCGCTGGGCAGAAATTGCCAAAATGACTGTAGAAGAATTGGAGAAGATGCAGTCCCAAGGTCTTCAGTCTAAAGAACACATGATTAAGGCGAATTTACGCTTAGTTGTGTCTGTTGCTAAGAAATATCAAAATCGGGGTTTAGAATTACTAGACTTAGTGCAAGAAGGTACTCTCGGCTTAGAACGAGCTGTAGAGAAATTTGATCCTACTAAGGGATATCGTTTTAGTACCTATGCTTACTGGTGGATTCGTCAGGGTATTACAAGAGCGATCGCAACTTCTAGTCGCACCATTCGTCTCCCTGTTCATATTACAGAAAAATTAAACAAAATTAAAAAAGCTCAACGCAAAATTGCTCAAGAAAAAGGTCGCACGCCTACTTTAGAAGACCTAGCGATTGAGTTAGATATGACACCCACACAAGTCCGGGAAGTTCTCTTGAGAGTACCTCGTTCTGTTTCTTTAGAAACTAAAGTCGGTAAAGATAAAGACACCGAATTGGGTGAATTATTAGAAACTGATGGAGTTACACCTGAAGAAATGTTAATGCGAGAATCTTTACAAAGAGACTTGCAACATTTATTAGCTGATTTAACCAGCCGTGAGCGCGATGTAATTTTGATGCGTTTTGGTTTAGCTGATGGTCATCCTTACTCATTAGCAGAAATTGGCCGCGCCTTAGATTTATCACGGGAGCGAGTACGCCAAATCGAATCAAAAGCCTTACAAAAGCTGCGTCAACCCAAACGTCGTAACCTCATTCGAGACTATCTGGAGTCTTTGAGCTAG
- a CDS encoding Fur family transcriptional regulator translates to MTVYTTTSLKAELNERGWRLTPQREVILHIFQELPQGEHLSAEDLYHRLETDGEGISLSTIYRTLKLMARMGILRELELGEGHKHYEINQPYPHHHHHLICVKCNTTIEFKNDSILKIGAKTAQKEGFHLLDCQMTIHAVCPKCQRALMPL, encoded by the coding sequence ATGACTGTCTACACAACTACTTCACTCAAGGCAGAATTAAACGAACGAGGCTGGCGTTTAACACCACAGAGGGAAGTTATATTACATATATTTCAAGAACTTCCTCAAGGTGAACATCTAAGCGCGGAAGATTTATATCACCGTTTAGAAACTGATGGCGAAGGTATTAGCCTCTCAACTATCTACCGGACTTTGAAGTTGATGGCTCGGATGGGGATTTTACGTGAGCTGGAACTAGGCGAAGGACACAAGCACTACGAAATTAACCAACCTTACCCCCATCATCATCATCACCTAATTTGTGTCAAATGTAACACAACAATTGAATTTAAAAATGATTCAATTTTAAAAATTGGTGCAAAAACTGCGCAAAAAGAAGGTTTTCATCTGCTTGACTGTCAAATGACAATTCATGCAGTGTGTCCCAAGTGCCAGCGTGCGCTGATGCCACTCTAA
- a CDS encoding peptidoglycan-binding protein, which translates to MDNLAYLQLAFAYEGSEPSELVSLSYLFNKAATPDWRRLSSRAWKHMLPLALILSILSSVSSAWALERGDQGPSVRNLQQKLQQAGFYQAPVTQVYDFTTEESVRRFQEAAGLPVDGVAGASTIEKLNQWRSTPVANQTQFTTVSTPTRQNTTTTARTQTRPSNTTTTRTQTRRSTTTAANTQTRKNSTTATTISKRSSPNYLVKGDEGEDVRSLQQRLRVAGFYYGNATGIFGPITEEAVKKFQTAYKLDADGIVGPATLSKLPPIGVGGESPSQPVSTKDTLTLGDRGEAVRVLQDQLIRAGYLQGQPNGYFGPYTAEAVKRFQAANYLAVSGIAGPTTRAKLYSLVSKTPKSDFSVLEIQRRLQARGFYKGQLNGVMADDTKKAIKQAQEFYGISLNDVRSGNL; encoded by the coding sequence ATGGACAACTTAGCGTATTTGCAACTAGCTTTCGCCTACGAAGGCAGCGAACCCAGTGAATTGGTGTCTTTAAGCTACTTATTCAACAAAGCAGCAACACCAGACTGGAGACGACTATCAAGTAGAGCTTGGAAGCACATGCTACCCCTGGCGCTCATCTTATCCATTCTCAGCAGCGTTAGTAGCGCTTGGGCATTGGAAAGAGGAGATCAAGGGCCTTCTGTCAGAAATCTCCAACAAAAGCTGCAACAAGCAGGCTTTTATCAAGCTCCGGTAACTCAGGTTTATGATTTCACTACAGAAGAATCAGTTCGACGATTTCAAGAGGCGGCTGGTTTGCCAGTTGATGGTGTTGCCGGAGCCAGCACTATAGAAAAATTAAATCAGTGGCGCTCAACTCCAGTAGCTAACCAAACCCAATTTACTACTGTTAGCACGCCAACTAGACAAAACACTACGACTACTGCAAGAACGCAAACCAGACCCAGCAATACAACTACCACCAGAACACAAACCAGACGCAGCACTACAACTGCGGCAAACACACAAACTAGAAAAAACTCCACAACTGCTACAACTATCAGTAAGCGCAGTAGTCCTAATTACCTTGTGAAAGGTGATGAGGGAGAAGATGTAAGATCATTGCAACAACGCTTGCGAGTCGCAGGTTTCTATTACGGTAACGCTACAGGTATATTTGGCCCCATCACTGAAGAGGCGGTAAAAAAATTCCAAACCGCTTACAAGTTAGATGCTGATGGTATTGTTGGCCCTGCTACACTCAGCAAATTACCCCCAATTGGTGTTGGTGGAGAAAGTCCTTCGCAACCAGTAAGTACAAAAGATACACTTACTCTAGGCGATCGCGGCGAAGCTGTGCGAGTCCTCCAAGACCAATTAATCAGAGCCGGCTATTTACAAGGACAGCCAAATGGTTATTTTGGCCCCTACACAGCAGAGGCTGTAAAAAGATTTCAAGCTGCTAATTATTTAGCTGTAAGTGGTATAGCAGGCCCCACTACCAGAGCAAAATTATATAGCTTAGTGAGTAAAACTCCCAAGAGCGATTTCAGTGTCTTAGAAATTCAAAGGCGACTACAAGCTAGGGGTTTTTATAAAGGACAACTCAATGGAGTTATGGCTGATGACACAAAAAAAGCCATCAAGCAAGCTCAAGAATTTTACGGTATTAGTCTCAATGATGTGAGAAGCGGAAATCTTTAG